The Desulforegula conservatrix Mb1Pa genomic sequence ATTATGGGAACTGTAAAGCCTTTTCCTTCCTGGTCAGTTTTGGATCTTCTTATTATAAAGGAGTATCCTTCATTATTTGTGGAGTCTGATCTGGTCAGATCCTCAAAACATGCTGAAGAGACTTCAGAACGTCTCCTTCCCCCGCTGGCAAAGGCAAAGAGCAGAATAGCCCTGTCCCTTATTCCAAAAATGCTGTCATTACAGGTTTTTATCATGGTTTCGAGTATGTCCAAGGTAGCGGCTTTTTTCTTTGTTGTCCTGAATCCATTGTTAACCGCTGCCCTTCTCGCCTTGGAAAGAAGAAATCGAACCTCTCCGGACTTGCATGGATTTGCAAGACCACGCATTTCGTGTGCGGAAGATATGGATGCTATTCTTCTTGTTATTGTGCTTATGGAGTGCGGCCCTGATTTGGCCTTTATACCTGATTCCATGAGAACTGATTCTACTTCGGGATCAAGGCCCATGAGATGATCAGTTATGAATTTTATTATGTCAGGCTCCTGAAAAGGCATAACAGCGTCAGCATCTGTAACGGCCCTTGACCATTCCTTGAAATAAAGGAGATCTTTCCTGTAGGCTTTTCTTGTATTTTCAGGAGTGCCGTCCTCGAATATTGTTTTTACACGGCTTGATACGTGTTCCGGAAGAGCCGGGACTTGATCTGTATTTTCTGATGAAAAATATTCCAAAAGACGCTCCTTATCTTGGCGAAAAGCCATATTCGGCCAGGGCTTTCCTTATTTTTTCTCCGGCATCCTGCATCAAATAGGCCTCGTCTGTTGTCTGCGCCTTGGCCTGATAATCACCCAGGCCCATTCTTTTCAGAAATTCAGAAAAGACCTCTGCCTCTTGTTCTGTCATATCCAGGGTTATTATCATTTTATTCCCTATATTTTGGAGTTACTGACCAAATCTTGCAGGCATTTATCCGAAAATGGATGCTTTTAAACAAAGGACACAACGTTTAAAACAACTACATAAGCATTCTATAATCCGCATTAAGAACCCCTGCTAATTTTTTGGCATTCTCTTTACCTATGGGTCGGCGTCCATTTTCCATGTCTGAAATATGGCGTCGTGGAATACCCGCAAGTTTAGCAAGTTGATCCTGAGTCAAACCTTCTCTTGTTCGATAAGCTCTGAGGGCCGTTTGTATTTCTTTGCCAGCGTATTCAGGAAAAACGTCACGGTAACAAACACTCTCCTCTATATCGACAAGACCAAGCGAATCAGCAAATTTTCTAATTTCTGCTATTTTATCAAGTGGGCCAATAAATCTTGCCATGTCATTATTTTCAGTATGGTGCTTTTTCGTGCGTACCCGCATATATTACCTCTACAAGCTTGATTTCTTTTTTAGACACTTCCCATACAGCCACATAAGTTGGCTTGCCTTTTTTAAGATGGCAATGGTGTCTGTTATCTAATAGCCTTGAATAATTTGGCCAGTTTCCACGCACAGGCCCAAACATCTCTATTTCCCGAAGAAGTTGGAATAGAAGGTTCCTAATGCTTTCAGGGAGCGACGCTGCCTGTTTTTGTGCTTTTTTTGATAATCTGGACTGCCAGCTCATAAATTCTCCATGCACTAAATATTAGTGCATAAAAATCCCTTGGGCAAGATTTATTGGATTCTTTTTAAAAAACATTACGTCCGATAATATAAAGTTATCGGAACTAATATTTTAAATAATTATTGGCAACGGCTTATATTCATGAACATTCTGAAACCTGATTCAGCCTCGGGCTTTGCAAAGAATGTCTTCGCGAGCTATGCCCTGATTTTCTTAATATTTATAGGATGTTAAAATGCAAGATAAAGATCACTGGGAAAGAGTCTATTCATTCACGGCAGCAAATAAAGTTAGCTGGTTTCAGGAACACGCGGAACTTTCTTTAAAACTAATCCAAGAAACAGGCTCATCTTTATCAGCTGCAATTATTGATGTAGGTGGCGGAGTATCAACACTTGTTGATGGTCTTTTGGCTATCGGATATGAGGATTTAACGGTTCTTGACCTATCTGGAGCAGCATTAGCTGCGGCCAAGCGCAGGCTTGCTTCTCGCAGTAGTATTGTCAAATGGATAGAGGCAAATATTATTGAAGTCTCATTACCAGAGAATGTCTATGATATTTGGCATGACAGGGCCGTTTTCCATTTTCTTACTGAACACGAAGCTCGCATGGCTTATATAAACAAAGTCATGCATGCGGTTAAGCCCGGCGGCCATGTCATTGTTGCCACGTTTGCAGAAAATGGCCCAACGATGTGCAGCGGACTGCCCGTTATGCGTTACAGCTCTGACGAACTCCATGCAGAGTTTGGGAAACCATTTAAATTGCTCCGGCATGAAAAAGAGTCACATATTACTCCAGGTGGTATAGTTCAAGAATTCGTTTATTGCTACTGTTGCAAGGAAGTCTGCTAATAGTAGGTCAAAATACCTCAACTAATGCATTCTCTTTTTAAAATTTTAATGTCCGATTTAGGTATTCTAATCGATTACCTTATCGGACATTATTTTTTTGGGTTTCAGCATGGTTCATCTGCGTTTATACAATCAAAAACTTCTTTTTTTAATCTATTTTCTTCAGGAGGTCTGACATTCAGGAACATTTTGTAAAGAAACAGATCGTAAATAATTTTCAACCCGCCAGCCAGAAAAAACGGTGCGCTAAAAAAAAGCGGGTTAGCCAGAAGCAGACCGCTTAGAGCAGGGGATGCTGCCGCGCCAATTGAGCGCGCTATATTTGTGATGCCTGACGCTGCTGTTCGTTCATCTGGAGCGACAACCGCCATTGTGTATGACTGCCTTGTTGGAACATCCATCTGGGAAATGCTGTATCTGAGCAATAGTAAAGCGATGGCAAGTCCAAGATTAGGCATTAAAGGAACAAGGCACAGCAAAATATTTGATGGAATATGTGTAAAAACCATCGTGTTAATAAGCCCAATCCTTGCAGCAATATTTGTTGCCAGAAGAGCTGAAATCCCTGCCAGGATGTTGGCTCCAAAGAAAATACTTCCGAGAACGCCTGTATCAACGCCAAATTTAGTATGGAACCAGTATGCCATTATGCTCTGGATGACAAACCCGCCAGCGAAGGCATCGAGGGCAAACAATGCGCTAAGTTTGGCAACAATACCTTTTGATTGGTGAAGCCCCATTTTAGGTTTTATGGTGGGCTTTTCAATTTCAACCGTTACAGGCTGGCTTTCAACTTCAGCCGATAATTTCAAGAATATTACAATCAGCATAACTCCGCTTATGGCATAGCCAAGCATTATATATCTGTATGATTCCAATGCTGTGAAGCTGTAGAGTAGTAATAATTTTGCCAACCATCCGCTTGTTAATGCTCCAATGGCAGTGGCAAATGACCCTGCAAAATTATACCATCCAAAGGCAGATGTTCTTTTGTGATCAGGAATAATATGTGACAAGGCAGCCTGTTCTATGGAAAGAAAAGGGCCAATTTCGTTTCCGCTTGGGCTTATTATTCCCAAAATTGCGGCGATTGTCAGCAGCCACGGATTATTTGTCACTACAAAGACCAGCCCTGACAGAGCCATGAGGACGGCTCCCAGGACAAGCATTTTTCTTCTGCCAATCCGGTCTGCTACCGTTGTGACCCAAAGTGAAACAAAAACATCGCCTGCGAGTGTAAGTGTGAGAATAAGGCCTATTTTTCCGTCTTTAAGCCCGGTTTCGGCAAGAAGCAGGACCAGAATTACTGACATGAATCCGTAGGCAAAAAGTCTTATTATGCGGGTTAAAAATAGAAGCTTTATATCTCTGTTTGATTTTTTCATAAGCCTTGGCCTTTTTATTTTAAAGTTCCAGAATAGTTTAGAAGCTGCTCCGGAACCAGTGGCTTCATGATTGTTAATCATTCATCCATTCATGTATTTCCTGATGCAAGACAATATATCTCTTCAGCGTGATTTCATTTTTGCCGTATTTTTCATACTGCTGAAGAATTTTAACAAAACGGTCTTCAGCATCTTTTTCATTTGTGTCCGGAACAATCTTATCAACATAGATATCCACCATTCTGTCCGCGTAGATGACTATTTTTTCTTCAGGAGTTCTAAGGGTATAATCCCTCACAGGCAGACCTAACTCAACAGCTTCGGCTTCTGTCAGTCCTCCCCTAATATGTTTTAGAATAATATCTATTATTTCCTGCTCAAGACCAAGGTCTGCCGCCATCTGAGCGCCTATTTCTCCATGCTGCATTCCAGAAGTCTTTGCTTTGCCAAGATCATGAAAAACCGCACCCATTGCAATGAGTTTTCTATCTACCGGAATTTTTACCCTTGCTGAAATTTCCAAGGCTTTCCTTGCAACTTCCACGCTATGTAAAATTGCTTCTTCTGGGCAGCCTGATTTCTCAAGAATTGCTATTTCCTTCATAAGCAGGTCTTCGGCAATATGCTGGAGATATTCAACAACAGCCTCATCGCCCCAATTGGAACGAACATATTCAATATTTTCCGGGAGAATATCCAGATTATGACGCTCTGTTTTTATATTTTTGTCCGGGTTGTTATCAAGCCAGTCGTGCATTGTCTGATAATCATTGCCTGTTCTTTTTACGCTGGTTTCAAGGTGTTTTTCATATGGAGGCATATTATTATCCTTTATTTGTAGTTTAATTATATTTGTAACTAAGGTTACAAATATAATATGATTTTTTAGCCTAATGTCAATGATAATTATTTTATAAAGATTAAAAGAGGGTATTGACCTTGTATTTAATGTACCTTATGTTACATTAAAAAAGGAGGCCTATGGACGAGAAACAAAAATGGATAATGCTGACTTACAAACCGCCAAAAGCCAGAACATCTGCTGCCAAGGTGGCTTTGTGGAGAAAACTTAAAAAGCTAGGAGTTTATCAGGTGCAGGACTCTGTCTGCGTTCTTCCTTTTTCTGAAAAAAATATGGAAGATTTCCAGTGGGTTTCTGCCGAGGTAATCGAAATTGGCGGTGAAGCATCAGTTTGGTCAATAAACGCCCTCAGCTCTGAAACAGAAAAAGATTTGAGGGATTATTTTATTAATCAAACAAACATTCAGTATCAAAAGCTGAGGGCTGACTGTGCAGAAATCACAGACGAAAAGGAGTTGAGAAAGCTGTGGAGTCTTTTTCACAGAATAAAGGCCCAAGACTATCTCAAATCACCACTTTCTGTTGAGGTTAAGGCTGTTTTTGAAAATCGCATGGAAGAACTTGCCCATATGGAGATAAAAAAATGAAATGGATAACCTGGGAAAATGTCGGCATTGACCGAATGGCCTCTGCATGGCTCATCAGAAAGCATATTGACCAAGAGGCTGTATTTGTTTTCATAAAAAAAGGTGCTGATTACAAAAGCCTCGAAGGAATAGCCTTTGACATA encodes the following:
- a CDS encoding DUF7706 family protein, whose product is MIITLDMTEQEAEVFSEFLKRMGLGDYQAKAQTTDEAYLMQDAGEKIRKALAEYGFSPR
- a CDS encoding helix-turn-helix domain-containing protein translates to MRVRTKKHHTENNDMARFIGPLDKIAEIRKFADSLGLVDIEESVCYRDVFPEYAGKEIQTALRAYRTREGLTQDQLAKLAGIPRRHISDMENGRRPIGKENAKKLAGVLNADYRMLM
- a CDS encoding class I SAM-dependent methyltransferase yields the protein MQDKDHWERVYSFTAANKVSWFQEHAELSLKLIQETGSSLSAAIIDVGGGVSTLVDGLLAIGYEDLTVLDLSGAALAAAKRRLASRSSIVKWIEANIIEVSLPENVYDIWHDRAVFHFLTEHEARMAYINKVMHAVKPGGHVIVATFAENGPTMCSGLPVMRYSSDELHAEFGKPFKLLRHEKESHITPGGIVQEFVYCYCCKEVC
- a CDS encoding MFS transporter, coding for MINNHEATGSGAASKLFWNFKIKRPRLMKKSNRDIKLLFLTRIIRLFAYGFMSVILVLLLAETGLKDGKIGLILTLTLAGDVFVSLWVTTVADRIGRRKMLVLGAVLMALSGLVFVVTNNPWLLTIAAILGIISPSGNEIGPFLSIEQAALSHIIPDHKRTSAFGWYNFAGSFATAIGALTSGWLAKLLLLYSFTALESYRYIMLGYAISGVMLIVIFLKLSAEVESQPVTVEIEKPTIKPKMGLHQSKGIVAKLSALFALDAFAGGFVIQSIMAYWFHTKFGVDTGVLGSIFFGANILAGISALLATNIAARIGLINTMVFTHIPSNILLCLVPLMPNLGLAIALLLLRYSISQMDVPTRQSYTMAVVAPDERTAASGITNIARSIGAAASPALSGLLLANPLFFSAPFFLAGGLKIIYDLFLYKMFLNVRPPEENRLKKEVFDCINADEPC
- a CDS encoding HDIG domain-containing metalloprotein, whose translation is MPPYEKHLETSVKRTGNDYQTMHDWLDNNPDKNIKTERHNLDILPENIEYVRSNWGDEAVVEYLQHIAEDLLMKEIAILEKSGCPEEAILHSVEVARKALEISARVKIPVDRKLIAMGAVFHDLGKAKTSGMQHGEIGAQMAADLGLEQEIIDIILKHIRGGLTEAEAVELGLPVRDYTLRTPEEKIVIYADRMVDIYVDKIVPDTNEKDAEDRFVKILQQYEKYGKNEITLKRYIVLHQEIHEWMND
- a CDS encoding Chromate resistance protein ChrB; translated protein: MDEKQKWIMLTYKPPKARTSAAKVALWRKLKKLGVYQVQDSVCVLPFSEKNMEDFQWVSAEVIEIGGEASVWSINALSSETEKDLRDYFINQTNIQYQKLRADCAEITDEKELRKLWSLFHRIKAQDYLKSPLSVEVKAVFENRMEELAHMEIKK